CAAAACTGAGCACCCGGATCTGTTCTTCCTGCAGGGCCCGCTCCAGGACCCGGCGCACGGAACGGTCGTCGTCAATTACCCAGACCGCGGCCCAGACCGCGGACTCCTTCATGGCTCGCGCCTCGGCGGCAACAGCAGGGAAAAAATCGTCTCCTCTCCCAGCCGCTCGTATTGCAGCACCCCGCCATGCGCCTGCACCAGGGCCTGCGCGATCGGCAATCCCAGGCCCGTGCCGCCGGGGCGGCCGCTGACCATCGGATAGAAGGCGGTGTGGTTCAGGCCCGGGGGCAGGCCGGGACCGGTATCAATCACGTCCACGCGGATCCCGAGGCGGTGCATGCGGCCGCCGATCGTGCAGCGACGTTGCGCCAGGCTGCACAACCGGACTTCGCCCTGCCCGCCCACGGCCTGCAGGGCGTTGCGGCCTACGTTCAACAGGACCTGCACCAGTTGCTCGCGGTCGGCGCTGATCTCGGGCAGGCTGGGGTCGTAGTCGCGGTGCAGTTCGACCCCTGGCGGGCGCTCTGCCTGCATGAGGCCGTACACGTGCTCCAGCACCTCGTGGATGTTGATCCGCTGCCGCAACGGCGGGCGGGCGCCGGCGGACATTCGGTCCACCAGGCGGTTGAGCCGATCCGTTTCCCTGACAATGATGTCCAGGTATTCTCGGCAACGCCCCGAGACCTCGTCCCGTTGCAGGAGCTGTGCCGCACCCCGGATCCCGGCCAAAGGGTTCTTGACCTCGTGCGCCACCTGCCGCACCGCCTCGTTGGAGGCGGCGTGAACCGAGCGCATGGCCTCGTCCCGGGCCGCCCGGCGCCGCGCGGCGGCATTGACCAGCTCGGCCAGCAGACCTTTGCCGCCCTGCTCAAACACGGGCGTGACGACGCAATCCAGGATGAGCGGAGCGTCATTCGGGCGCTGCAACTCGACGCCCAGCTCTACGTAAGGGGAATCGGCCTCCAGGGCGCGGAAAAAAATGGCGAACAGGCGATCGGCTCCGGGCAGGAGCCGACTCGCCGGCTGCCCCTGTGCCCGCTCCGGGCTTAGAGAGAGCAATACCTGCCCGGCTGCGTTGATGGAGCGCAGGCGCAGGCCGTCGTCAAACAGCAACACCGCGGTACTGAGGGCATCCAGAAAATGGCCGTTCCAATGGCCGTTCCAGGCGGGAGGCGGTTTCATCATTCGAGACGCGCGCAATTGCCGGCGGCCGCCCCCCCGGGGCGCCGGCGGGGTTCCGTGGCGTTGCCGGCTACCCCGCTACCGGCGGCCGCCGCGAAGCGACCGGCCCCGGGTGCGCACAACCTCACGGACCGCCTCTACCTCGACCGGCGTAACATTGCTTGGAGGCGGCAACGCCCTCTTCGCCTCCCTCTCCTTGATCAGCCTCCGGGTCAGCGCGGTGGTGCGCAACAGGTGAAAAGTGACGGACTCGGAACGGATCCGCTCGCTGCCGTCGGCGCCGACAATCGCGGCGACCAGAGAATGGGTTCCGGGCCCGATGCCGCTGAGCTGAGTGCCGCCCCCGCCCCGAAAGACCTCCTTTCCGTCCAGGTACAAGACCAGCTGATCGCCGGACGCCAGGGCCGGCTCCGAGACCGTGGAGACGCTGACCTTGCCCTCGTTGGTGCGCAATGCCTGGTCGGCGGCGGGGGAAACGATAACCAGGGAAACATAAGCGACATCCTGCGGTTTTTCTTCGCCGACGGTCGCTGGCGGAACGCCGGGCTTGGGAGGGGCGACGAAGGGAACGGCCGGCGCCTTCTCGATCTCGATCTCTTCGGCATCGCTGGATGGCGTATCGGAAAATATGGGGACCCCGTCCTTGTCCACCGAGCGGTAAACGGTTTCCGCGCCGGCGCCAAGATGCACGCCCAACAAGAGGAGGAAAGCCATTCGCGCCACGCTACGCATGGCGGCGATTATACCACCGTTTCGGGGAAACTGTCGCGCCAGGGCCAGCGCCGCCAAACCGTTACGCAATCGAGGGGAAAAGATTCCCATCACTCCACCCTTGA
This Gammaproteobacteria bacterium DNA region includes the following protein-coding sequences:
- the glnL gene encoding nitrogen regulation protein NR(II) — encoded protein: MMKPPPAWNGHWNGHFLDALSTAVLLFDDGLRLRSINAAGQVLLSLSPERAQGQPASRLLPGADRLFAIFFRALEADSPYVELGVELQRPNDAPLILDCVVTPVFEQGGKGLLAELVNAAARRRAARDEAMRSVHAASNEAVRQVAHEVKNPLAGIRGAAQLLQRDEVSGRCREYLDIIVRETDRLNRLVDRMSAGARPPLRQRINIHEVLEHVYGLMQAERPPGVELHRDYDPSLPEISADREQLVQVLLNVGRNALQAVGGQGEVRLCSLAQRRCTIGGRMHRLGIRVDVIDTGPGLPPGLNHTAFYPMVSGRPGGTGLGLPIAQALVQAHGGVLQYERLGEETIFSLLLPPRREP
- a CDS encoding DUF4124 domain-containing protein gives rise to the protein MAFLLLLGVHLGAGAETVYRSVDKDGVPIFSDTPSSDAEEIEIEKAPAVPFVAPPKPGVPPATVGEEKPQDVAYVSLVIVSPAADQALRTNEGKVSVSTVSEPALASGDQLVLYLDGKEVFRGGGGTQLSGIGPGTHSLVAAIVGADGSERIRSESVTFHLLRTTALTRRLIKEREAKRALPPPSNVTPVEVEAVREVVRTRGRSLRGGRR